The window CGCGCCTGACCTTGCCGCCCGCCCCCGCCACGCGCAGCTCGGCCTGGGCGCGGCGGGTGAGCTTGCGGGCGGCGTGGACGGCCCCCGGGTCCCCGGCCTTGAGCCTGGGCCAGACGTCCTCCAGCCGGTCGGCGGTGGGGCTGCGTTTCGTCATGTCTCTTTCCCTCCAGACGGCGCCCGGGCGGGGGCGCTCAGTAGACGGCGGGCAGGGGCACGGGCCGGGTGGGCAGCGCCTCCCCGAAGGCCGCGTACCGCCGCGCCGCCCCGGGGTCCCCCGGACCATACAGGATGGTCACGGGCGGCGGCGAGAGCACGTTGACCGGCAGCAGGGCGAGCCGCCCGGTCTCGTAGGCCCCCAGGTCGAGGTAGACGTGGCGGTCCACCTGCACCGGGGACTGGACGGGCGTGTGCCCGTGCACGCTGTACGTCACCCCGGAGGGCAGCGGGAAGGGCCCGTCGAAGGGCCGCAGCCACAGCGCCGCCGCCTCGGGGTTGGGGTACTGGCGGTGCGGCACGGGCGGGCTCGCGTGCGCCACGAGGACGCTCAGCCCGGCGGGCGGCTCGCCCACCACCTCGCCGCTCGCGGTGACGTACACCACCCGGCGCAACACATCCAGGTATTCGGCGAGGGGGGCGGGGAAGCGTTCCAGGGTCAGCCCGCCGAGCTCGCGGCGCACGCTCTCGCCGCCGTTGCCCATCCACCAGCGGAAGCCCTCCAGCGCGCGGCGGTAGTCGCCGGGGTCGCCCGTCTCCTGGAAGCGGCGGTACCACTTGAGTCCCTCCCAGGCCATCCGCTCGTGGTTGCCCATCAACAGGGTCGCCCGGCCCTGGCGGTGCAGGTCGAGCAGAATCTCGGCGCAGTCCACGCTGTGCAGCCCCCGGTCGATGGCGTCCCCCAGGCTCAGGAAGTGCGTGTCGGGCCCGAAGGTGTCCCCCGCGTAGCCCACCGCCGCCGCGAGGAGGTCCGCCCGCCCGTGCAGGTCGGGGATGATGACGACGGGACGGTTCACGCGCCCTCCCCGTCATCCGGCGCGTCGCTGAAGTCGAGCAGGGTCTGTTTACTCCGTTCGCGCAGGAGGCGCGCGCCATCCGGGTCGGGGGTGAACTCCACGCCCCGGGCGGTCACGCTCACCCGGTAGGCCGCCCCGTCGCGCGCTCCCGGCAACCACTCCGCCGGAAGCTGGAACGTCCGGCCCCGGGTGTCCTCCACGTCCGCCAGGCCCGCGTCCTCGTCGAGTACGTCCACTACCAGTCCCTCGCCCGCCCACGTCATGCCCGCCAGTCTACCCGGATGAACACCGAACGCTTCCCCCTTTGGGGGGATGCCCCCCGCCCCCGCGTCTGCTGGGATGGGAGCGTGATGCCGCCTTCCCCCGCACGCCCCCCTGCCCTACCCTGGAGCCCATGACCCGCCCCGACTCCCCCCCCGTCACCCGCCGCCGGGTGCTGCGCGGCCTGCTGGGCGGCGGCGCGGCCCTGGGGGCCCTCGGCGGGGCGGGCGCGGCGCAGGCCTACGCCTTCGGCGTGACGCGGGAGCAGGCGACCCTGCCGGGCCTGCGTTCTCCCCTGCGCGCCGCCTTCCTCACCGACCTGCACTACGGGCTGTATGTCGGCCCCGGAAGCGTGCGCGCCTGGGTGGACGCCACGAACGCCGAGCGCCCCGACCTCGTGCTGCTGGGGGGCGACTTCCTCGACATCCCTTCCGGCGACTCGCCCGCCGCCCTCTTTCCCGAACTCGCCCGGCTGCGCGCGCCGCTGGGGGTGTACGGCGTGTGGGGCAACCACGACTACGACTCCTTCGGGCGCCGCGACTCGCGCCGGGGAGGCCGCGCCCGCCCCGACTGGGAGGCGCGGCGGGAGAGCCTGACCGCCGAGTTCGCCCGCGCGGGCGTCACCCTGCTCGTGAACACCGGGCAGGCGGTCCGGGACGACCTCTGGCTGGGCGGCGTGAACGACTTCTGGCAGCGCGACGCCGACCCGGCGGCGGCCCTGGCGGGGGCGGGGGAGCGGGCCACCCTGCTCCTGAGCCACAACCCCGACGTGCTGCCCGAGCTGCCCGCCCGCGTCGGCCTGACCCTGTGCGGGCACACCCACGGGGGCCAGATTCGCCTGCCGCTCGTCGGCGCCGTGCACGTGCCCAGCCGCTACGGGGGGCGCTACGCGATGGGCTGGGTGCAGGGGGCCTTCGAGAGCCCCGCCTACGTCAGCCGCGGCCTGGGCACGAGCGGCGTGCCAATCCGCAACCTCTGCGAGCCGGAGGTCACGGTGCTCACGCTGACGGGGGAGTGAGGGGCTAGTCTGGGACCGTGATGCCCTGTGGCGCTTGATTTGATTCCCGCTTCCCTCCGCGAGAAGTACGAGGTGCATGAGTGGAGGCACGCCTGCGCCATCCTGGCCGCCGACTTCCCAAGCGAGTGGAACGACCTGTTGGAACTGCTCGGCAGTTTTTGGCTGTGCCGGTCCTGGCTTACGTCGGGCGGGGGCAACAAGAGCCGCGTGGCCGACGCCATCGACCGGTTTTTGGCAGAGCGGGGCTGGCGCGAGAAGAAATTCGACACGGCGGTCACCGTGGACGGGGTACGCAAAGACAGCCCCACGCACAGGGTGGACTGCTTCAAGAATCGAGTCGCTCTAGAGGTCGAGTGGAACAACAAAGATCCTTTCTTCGACCGTGATCTGAACAACTTCCGGTTGCTTTTCGACCTGCGGGCCATCAGCGTGGGGGTCATCATTACCCGCTGTGATCACCTGCAAGACATCTTCAACCGTCTGGGGCGGGGAAGCAGCTACGGCATGAGTACCACGCACATGAGCAAGCTGCTGCCCCGCATTGAGGGCGGCAGCGGCGCGGGCTGCCCCATTCTGGTGGTCGGGATCAGCGAGCGGGTCTACCGGGAGGACTGCTGATGGCTGGGGAAGTCACCGTGGATGGGGCCGTGCCAACGCCTGCCGACGACTTCCGCCGGGACGTGCAGGGCCGCTTTGCCACCATCCTCGCCGCCCCGCCGTGGCAGTTCACGAACCGTACCGGCAAGGTCGCGCCCGAGCACCACCGTTTGAGCCGCTACCCGACGCTCGACATAGAGGCCATCAAGACCATTCCTGTCGCGGAGGTCGCCGCGCCCACCGCCCACCTCTATCTGTGGGTACCTAACGCCCTGCTGCCCGAGGGACTGGAGGTGCTGAGCGCTTGGGGCTTCACGTACAAGACCAACCTGATCTGGCACAAGGTCCGCAAGGACGGCGAGCCTGACGGGCGGGGGGTCGGCTTTTACTTTCGGAACACGACTGAAATCATTCTCTTCGGCGTGCGCGGCCCGAATGCCCGAACCCTGGCACCGGGGCGCAGTCAAGTCAACATCCTCAAAACGCAGAAGCGCGAGCACTCCCGCAAGCCCGACGAACAGTACCGGCTCATCGAGGCTTGCAGTCCCGGCCCCTACCTCGAACTGTTCGCGCGGGGCGCCCATCCCG is drawn from Deinococcus planocerae and contains these coding sequences:
- a CDS encoding metallophosphoesterase — its product is MTRPDSPPVTRRRVLRGLLGGGAALGALGGAGAAQAYAFGVTREQATLPGLRSPLRAAFLTDLHYGLYVGPGSVRAWVDATNAERPDLVLLGGDFLDIPSGDSPAALFPELARLRAPLGVYGVWGNHDYDSFGRRDSRRGGRARPDWEARRESLTAEFARAGVTLLVNTGQAVRDDLWLGGVNDFWQRDADPAAALAGAGERATLLLSHNPDVLPELPARVGLTLCGHTHGGQIRLPLVGAVHVPSRYGGRYAMGWVQGAFESPAYVSRGLGTSGVPIRNLCEPEVTVLTLTGE
- a CDS encoding BglII/BstYI family type II restriction endonuclease codes for the protein MALDLIPASLREKYEVHEWRHACAILAADFPSEWNDLLELLGSFWLCRSWLTSGGGNKSRVADAIDRFLAERGWREKKFDTAVTVDGVRKDSPTHRVDCFKNRVALEVEWNNKDPFFDRDLNNFRLLFDLRAISVGVIITRCDHLQDIFNRLGRGSSYGMSTTHMSKLLPRIEGGSGAGCPILVVGISERVYREDC
- a CDS encoding metallophosphoesterase, whose protein sequence is MNRPVVIIPDLHGRADLLAAAVGYAGDTFGPDTHFLSLGDAIDRGLHSVDCAEILLDLHRQGRATLLMGNHERMAWEGLKWYRRFQETGDPGDYRRALEGFRWWMGNGGESVRRELGGLTLERFPAPLAEYLDVLRRVVYVTASGEVVGEPPAGLSVLVAHASPPVPHRQYPNPEAAALWLRPFDGPFPLPSGVTYSVHGHTPVQSPVQVDRHVYLDLGAYETGRLALLPVNVLSPPPVTILYGPGDPGAARRYAAFGEALPTRPVPLPAVY
- a CDS encoding MT-A70 family methyltransferase, which translates into the protein MPTPADDFRRDVQGRFATILAAPPWQFTNRTGKVAPEHHRLSRYPTLDIEAIKTIPVAEVAAPTAHLYLWVPNALLPEGLEVLSAWGFTYKTNLIWHKVRKDGEPDGRGVGFYFRNTTEIILFGVRGPNARTLAPGRSQVNILKTQKREHSRKPDEQYRLIEACSPGPYLELFARGAHPGWTVWGNQADEAYTPTWDTYANHSGVKRAALRLPSLFHDGADD